Below is a window of Sabethes cyaneus unplaced genomic scaffold, idSabCyanKW18_F2 scaffold_26_ctg1, whole genome shotgun sequence DNA.
CTTGCTCGGTGTCGGGCTCTCTCTCGTGCATGAGGGCACGCTGACCCTGCCACAGCTAATCGCCCTGATCACGCGCAACCCCGCGCGCCTGTTGGGCAGCGAAGCCGGAACGCTGCTCGACGGCGCCAGCGCCGATCTGTGCCTGTTCGATCCCGATGCCGAATGGGTGGTCGAGGCGGGCGCGCAGCCCGGGCGTGCCCAGAATACTCCGTTCGATGGCCGCCGCCTCAAGGGGCGGGTTCTGGGCACATGGAAGAACGGCGTGGCTGTTTTCGGTGGTGAGGCGGCATGATCGCCTCGTTTCTGACACCGCCTCTCCTGCTTTGCGCGGGGTTGGCTTATCTGGTTGGCAGTATCCCCTTCGGCCTGCTGATCAGCCACCTCGGCGGGGCGGGCGATATCCGCAAGATCGGGTCTGGCAATATTGGCGCGACCAATGTGCTGCGCACCGGACGCAAGGGTCTGGCCGCAGCCACGCTGCTGCTCGACGCGTTCAAGGGCGCCCTTGCGGTTCTGATGGTGCGTCTATTGCTCGATGCCGATCTGCAAACCGGCATGGCCATTGCCGGCATCAGCGTCGTGATCGGCCATTGCTTTCCGGTCTGGCTGGGGTTTCGTGGCGGCAAGGGTGTCGCGACCGGGCTGGGCG
It encodes the following:
- the LOC128745074 gene encoding glycerol-3-phosphate acyltransferase-like, whose translation is MIASFLTPPLLLCAGLAYLVGSIPFGLLISHLGGAGDIRKIGSGNIGATNVLRTGRKGLAAATLLLDAFKGALAVLMVRLLLDADLQTGMAIAGISVVIGHCFPVWLGFRGGKGVATGLGVLFALCWPVGIACCIVWLAVAKLSHISSAGALAAFAVAPFLMPPLSEQPVHSPLPIATLLLTLIILLRHTSNIKRLLLGRESRINIDPPPQKKREI